Proteins encoded in a region of the Ornithodoros turicata isolate Travis chromosome 3, ASM3712646v1, whole genome shotgun sequence genome:
- the LOC135387707 gene encoding uncharacterized protein LOC135387707 has protein sequence MATLLGQIEPFDISNQDSWPCYVERFEQFLEANGITEAAKQRSVFLSVCGASTYSLVRSLTLPKKPSECTYSDIAQRLTDHFAPKPSEILRRYHFHKRDQKAGENIMDYIAEIRRLSEFCNFQALDNMLRDRLVCGIQDQTVQKRLFAEPQLTLKSAMDLALAAEAASPNVSELRASDENVLYAGGKNTRQEATYKSRQSGMTQRKCISCGENHDRETCRFRNVTCNFCQKKGHIERACFKKQHSLRKDDQQSTSELHNVLDSASKTEEVYDMFHLQAPVHFSRTEPFRVEVKLDGNPVTMEVDSGSNPSIINETVYKRLWPHSPSLTPEDVVLPTWSHDQLRVLGSRSVQVQYRDETAKKPLLVVQGSGPCLLGRSWFDDLGIGRQGIHSFPDSATKWLNHKVFQEGLGQFTGPPVSVDITTDAIPIFKKCRPVPFALKEKWMQRLTKWYRTEFWSRLHTQNGQHRLCLYAN, from the coding sequence ATGGCAACACTCCTTGGACAGATTGAGCCATTCGACATCAGCAACCAAGACTCGTGGCCATGCTACGTCGAACGTTTCGAGCAATTTCTGGAAGCCAACGGCATCACCGAAGCAGCAAAACAGAGGTCAGTGTTTCTCAGCGTGTGCGGCGCATCGACTTACTCGCTAGTACGTTCACTGACGCTCCCGAAAAAGCCCTCGGAATGTACCTACAGCGACATTGCACAGCGCTTGACAGACCACTTTGCCCCCAAGCCATCGGAGATCCTTCGCAGGTACCATTTTCATAAACGGGATCAAAAAGCTGGAGAGAATATCATGGACTACATCGCTGAAATACGGCGTCTCAGCGAGTTTTGCAACTTCCAGGCTCTGGATAATATGCTCAGAGACCGACTGGTTTGTGGCATCCAGGATCAAACGGTACAGAAACGACTATTTGCCGAGCCTCAACTGACGCTCAAGTCAGCGATGGACCTTGCATTGGCAGCAGAAGCAGCATCACCTAACGTTTCAGAGCTACGGGCATCTGACGAAAACGTTCTTTATGCGGGCGGCAAGAACACCCGCCAAGAAGCCACATACAAGTCCAGGCAAAGTGGAATGACTCAAAGAAAGTGCATCAGCTGCGGGGAAAACCATGACAGGGAGACTTGTAGGTTCCGCAATGTCACATGCAACTTTTGCCAGAAAAAAGGTCATATCGAGAGAGCATGTTTCAAGAAGCAACATTCACTCAGGAAGGACGACCAGCAGTCCACTTCTGAGCTACACAACGTCTTAGACAGCGCATCCAAAACCGAAGAGGTTTACGATATGTTTCATTTGCAAGCGCCAGTCCACTTCTCACGGACTGAACCTTTTCGAGTCGAGGTCAAACTCGACGGCAACCCTGTAACAATGGAAGTCGACTCGGGTTCCAACCCATCAATCATAAACGAAACTGTGTACAAGCGACTGTGGCCACACAGCCCGTCTCTCACGCCAGAGGATGTTGTCCTTCCTACGTGGTCTCATGACCAGCTTCGGGTGCTTGGTTCCCGAAGTGTGCAAGTCCAATACCGCGACGAAACGGCCAAAAAGCCCCTGCTCGTCGTACAAGGTTCAGGACCTTGTCTCCTTGGCAGATCTTGGTTTGACGACTTGGGAATCGGAAGGCAAGGCATTCACTCGTTTCCGGACTCTGCGACAAAGTGGCTAAACCACAAGGTTTTCCAAGAAGGACTAGGGCAGTTCACAGGACCGCCGGTGTCGGTTGACATCACTACAGATGCCATTCCCATTTTCAAGAAGTGCCGGCCTGTACCGTTCGCACTTAAAGAAAAGTGGATGCAGCGATTGACAAAATGGTACAGGACGGAGTTTTGGAGCCGGTTGCATACTCAAAATGGGCAACACCGATTGTGCCTGTATGCAAACTGA